A portion of the Bacteroidota bacterium genome contains these proteins:
- a CDS encoding cation:dicarboxylase symporter family transporter codes for MPSHTRLLLMLLATAAVAALLLLIDTQLGGLPATLLVLSQGVALFTLLLYAIQRRNLTTWILASMVLGVALGYYFPTTSTGLQVVSKAFLKLIKASIAPLLFGTLVVGIAGHANLKQLGRMGWKSLLYFEVVTTLALFIGLGAINLTQAGKGIHLPQAMQEQDAGVPVAKSQTAQDIILHIFPENLAKSVAEGQVLQIVIFSLLFGVALAFVKKDEVRRPMLRFCESLSETMFKFVELVMYLAPIGVGAAMAYTVGHMGLDVLQNLLQLLATLYMALIAFVLLVLLPVALIARIPIRRFLRAVQEPASIAFATTSSEAALPRAMERMEQFGVPRHVVAFVLPTGYSFNLDGTTLYLALASVFVAQAAGVELDFSTQMLMVFTLMLTSKGVAGVPRASLIILMGTAAQFGLPMYVIFAILGIDELMDMGRTTINVVGNCLASAVIARWEGVLEPPKGPEVQE; via the coding sequence ATGCCCTCACACACGCGCTTACTACTGATGCTGCTGGCCACGGCAGCTGTGGCGGCCCTGCTCCTGCTGATAGATACACAGCTGGGCGGGCTACCGGCTACGCTCCTGGTACTTAGCCAGGGCGTGGCGCTCTTTACGCTGCTGCTATACGCCATCCAGCGCCGAAACCTCACCACCTGGATACTGGCCAGTATGGTGCTGGGCGTGGCCCTGGGGTACTACTTCCCCACCACATCCACGGGCCTGCAGGTGGTGAGCAAGGCCTTTCTGAAGCTGATAAAGGCCAGCATTGCCCCCCTGCTGTTTGGCACCCTGGTGGTGGGCATAGCCGGCCATGCCAACCTGAAGCAGCTGGGCCGCATGGGCTGGAAAAGCCTGCTGTACTTTGAGGTGGTAACCACCCTGGCACTCTTTATCGGCCTGGGGGCCATCAACCTGACGCAGGCAGGCAAGGGCATCCACCTGCCCCAGGCCATGCAGGAGCAGGATGCCGGAGTGCCCGTAGCAAAAAGCCAGACCGCCCAAGACATCATCCTGCACATCTTCCCCGAGAACCTGGCCAAGTCGGTAGCCGAGGGGCAGGTGCTGCAGATTGTAATCTTCAGCCTGCTCTTTGGCGTAGCCCTCGCCTTTGTGAAAAAAGATGAAGTGCGTAGGCCCATGCTGCGCTTCTGCGAGAGCCTGAGCGAAACCATGTTCAAGTTTGTAGAGCTGGTGATGTACCTGGCCCCCATTGGCGTGGGGGCTGCCATGGCCTATACCGTGGGCCACATGGGGCTGGATGTGCTGCAAAACCTGCTTCAGCTGCTGGCCACCCTCTACATGGCCCTCATTGCCTTTGTGCTACTGGTGCTGCTGCCGGTGGCCCTCATTGCCCGCATACCCATCCGGCGTTTTCTCCGGGCGGTGCAGGAGCCTGCATCCATCGCCTTTGCCACCACCAGCAGCGAGGCGGCCCTGCCGCGCGCTATGGAGCGGATGGAGCAGTTTGGCGTACCGCGCCACGTAGTCGCCTTTGTGCTGCCTACTGGCTACAGCTTCAACCTGGATGGTACCACCCTCTACCTGGCCCTGGCTTCGGTGTTTGTAGCACAGGCAGCGGGGGTGGAGCTGGACTTCTCTACCCAAATGCTCATGGTTTTCACCCTGATGCTCACCAGCAAGGGCGTAGCGGGTGTGCCCCGTGCCTCGCTCATTATCCTGATGGGCACAGCCGCACAGTTTGGCCTGCCGATGTATGTTATTTTTGCCATACTAGGCATAGATGAACTAATGGATATGGGCAGAACCACCATCAATGTGGTGGGAAACTGCCTGGCCAGTGCCGTTATTGCCCGCTGGGAGGGGGTGCTAGAACCCCCCAAAGGCCCAGAGGTGCAAGAATGA